The following is a genomic window from Sporosarcina jeotgali.
ATGTGGAAAAAGCAAATAGTTCTAAACTTATTTAAAATGATGTTTTTGTAATCTCTATTTTATCCTTATAATTGGCGTTATTAACATCTAGGAAAAAACGGACAATAATGCAGCCTTAATGCTTCAACTGGGACCGACCCTCAACTTTCCCTTCCCAGCCAGACATCCCTTGGTAAAGACATCAGGATCGAATTAATCCATTCTCCTTCAAATTCCAGATCATTCTCTTCAATTCCGCATTCGACGAATCCCAATTTTTCATATACGTGCCTCGCCCGAGGGTTAAATTCAAATACGCTTAACGTAATTCCGCACAGCGAAGTACTGAAAAACAGATAATCCAAGAACAGCTGGGTCGCTTCTGATCCTAATCCTCTATCTCTCCCACGAGGTCCAATCATGATTCTGAAGTTCATACTGTGATTTCCTGCATCGTAAGAATTGGCCACCGCTTCCCCTACTAAACAGCCTTGGACAGGGTCAACAATTGCCAGATCCAGACGATTGGTTTGTTCATTTCTTGTTGTATACCAGTGTAAAACGGTTTCGCGATTGTATACGGAATCGCTCCCGGTTAATTTCAATAGCTCCGGATCTTTCAAGCATTCTTCAATATAAGGAAAATCTTCGTCAACAAATGGTCTTAGAATTACTTTTCGTCCAACTATTGTGGGTTTTTGAAGTAAATCAATCATTTCCTTTGTACTCCTTTTTGGTCATCTGAACTGTCTGCCATACAAGTTCCATGCAGTTAAAAACCAATGCAAATTAAATTTTTCAAAAGGCCATCCCCATTTTTCACGCATTAAAATCCATGATCATGGTCATGCTCTTCCTCCTTAAAAACGTTAAGCAGATTGAAGGTGTCGGAACTATCACCTTGCTCGCATCCTTCTAGAGTATACGTGAATAATTGCTGCCCTTCCTCTGTTACCAGCTCCGTACAGGACATTTTCACTTTAGCAGGAGTATCTCCCCGCTTTTTATTTTTTGAGCTGTCGATTTCCAAATCAAAACCTGTCCCGTCAAACGTTAACTTATACAATGTCGGATTTCCCTCAAGTGTAAAATTGGAGATCTGAACAGCAGCGGAATCTTCTGCATGGACGCTTCCTAAAAACTGTTCAAATCGTTCAAAGTTATAAACAGGACCATTCATATTGATGACATCCCCATTTTCCATCGCTTTTTCACTGTCATACGAACAAGCAGCTAACAGGCATGTCCCAACAAGAATAAGTACAACGACTATACACTTTTTCATAAGATACCTCCTGGGGCGTAATAATGCTTCAGTTTCACTTTATGCAGCTCACTGTCATCTTATCCCAGCAAATCCTAATGGGGGGATGCCATCCATGCCTCGCTCTTCCGTAGACAAAAAAAATACCGTACGCTCCTATAAATAGGCGGGTACGGAAGGCATCTATAACTTCGGATGGGATTAGAAATTTTCCATTAGCGGCTCATGACTTGGATTCCAGGTAATGGAGGGTCAGGCGTAAAGGCATCAATAGCAGCACTAATCAATAATATGGTCCATACAATCATAATAACGATGCTCCCTATCCGAATCAGCTTGATTTGAATATCCGATAACTCCGGAATCTCTTTATATCTCCAGCGATCTAAAAAGAAAAAACTATCTTCCGGTTCATAAAGACTCCAAATAGAAAAGCCATACACAGGTATTGAAAATACTATAAAAATAAATAACATTAGTAGATTAGCACCTCTTCCGGCTGTCAAAATGACTTATTCGAAACTCCTGCAGACTGATTGACACAAACCCTTTATATCGTAAAAACTTAATTAAATTTGCATGGAGAAAATAATCCTTTTTTATAATGGAACTACCCAAACTTTATATCTAACAGATTCTCCAATTGTACTTTTGGTTAATACCCTAAACTCATTCATCTCAGCAAGTCGAAAGGCTAGGGAGACAGCGATTTTATAATCGGGTGTGCGCGACAAGTTCTGTGATAAATGCCTTCGGCATGAAAACACAGGGAATTTATAATACAAATTTCAACTTTACAACAGAAGATAGGAATGAGGAAACCATGTATTCCGAAACTATCTCACCGATACTCCTGCGTGCGTCATGAGTGACAGTTCATGGGGTTCGAAGCTCAGGTAGAGTCGGCAGAATGAAGGCTAGAGCCATTCGTTAGAAAAGGTATGCCAACGGATATGCCGGGTGGCTGAAAAACTAGATAGGGTGAGAATGTTCCAGTCTAAAGGAACTGACAAATTTCTGAAGGTACGGGTCTACAGATTGAACATAGTGAAAGCTATGGCCCATCCAACGATGGGGTGAGTGGTGTGGAGTAAAAGTGCGCCCTCTGAAATACGCTATACCGAACAAAGGCGGTATCCAGCTCACAGGCTTACAGGAAACACCTACGTCTAGAACGGAAAGCTATGTTGTAAGGGACTTGGAAAGCCAAGGAACGTTGAAATAAGGACTGTCATCTAAAACGGTTGCTATAAGGCGCAAGCCGAAATGCATTTATCCTTGTGAGGGTAGGGGCACGACTGATGAATCTTCTGTAATGGAAATGGAGGAACAGCCCCAAGTCTATCCATGAGAACGATTATTTTCTTCACGTGAATGACACCGATCGGGTAAGAATGTGGGAACATCACTCATTTGGAGGGATGCCACAGTGTCAACTTTGAGATATTGGGATTACTACAATATGACGGGAATCTTCACGGATTTATACGAAAGAGCTAGTCAACAGGATACGTTCAGTCGTCTTTACGAGACGGTGACTTCAAGAGAGAACATTCTCTTAGCTTTTCGAACGATTAAATCTAATAAAGGGTCAAAGACCCCTGGTACTGATGGGAAAACCATCAAAGATATTAAAGAGCTTTCGGAAAATGAATTGGTGAAAACCATTCAAACAAAACTAGAAAACTACCGACCTAAGAAAGTCCGAAGAGTATGGATTGAAAAGGAGAACGGTCAATACCGACCTCTTGGAATTCCATGTATTCTTGACCGCGTCATTCAACAGTGTTTTAAACAGGTTCTAGAGCCAATAGCTGAAGCCCATTTCTACAAACACAGCTATGGATTTAGACCATTAAGGTCTACTCATCATGCCATGGCTAGA
Proteins encoded in this region:
- a CDS encoding DUF4362 domain-containing protein; this translates as MKKCIVVVLILVGTCLLAACSYDSEKAMENGDVINMNGPVYNFERFEQFLGSVHAEDSAAVQISNFTLEGNPTLYKLTFDGTGFDLEIDSSKNKKRGDTPAKVKMSCTELVTEEGQQLFTYTLEGCEQGDSSDTFNLLNVFKEEEHDHDHGF
- a CDS encoding GNAT family N-acetyltransferase, which gives rise to MIDLLQKPTIVGRKVILRPFVDEDFPYIEECLKDPELLKLTGSDSVYNRETVLHWYTTRNEQTNRLDLAIVDPVQGCLVGEAVANSYDAGNHSMNFRIMIGPRGRDRGLGSEATQLFLDYLFFSTSLCGITLSVFEFNPRARHVYEKLGFVECGIEENDLEFEGEWINSILMSLPRDVWLGRES